The proteins below come from a single Fusobacterium nucleatum genomic window:
- the pelG gene encoding exopolysaccharide Pel transporter PelG — MAGIGFELKKLFSEEEELPFANLRAIIFSIIVSVGPWLITATSLNIIIWISNQIELARPKQLIFMSSIFYCFIFSQILTCIFQYIITRYVSDCVFKKKISKIRGAYFGSIKLVAILAFFISFLFIKNGDLSIPYKASFVFLFVFMSLSWISMIFISLLKKYHFLIFSFFFGNFISMVLGFYFLKYPVTFFEEEPIFWMLLSYGIGIFINFILTSSYILRAFKGKSENNFEFLTYLKGYFSLVLIGFFYSVGVWGHVFMNWIVGDSYRIAGVFQVSPLYEVAIFYCYCISIPSIVYFAIFLETKFLPVYKEYYKKICKTGTYSEIENSLSKMKQTLYQEILYGMELQFLISLTCVLLANAVFTYFDMDIYLLDLFRVSVFSTYCATFVSILITLYLYFDLRIHGICIAFFLLFSNFFFTYIFGKLGKQYTGVGFFIASFLTFGIAIFVFPKVFRNLNYSTMFWQNFEYKVGGNFVKNIIKLFNKKVYLGIILLFLLLFGGCASYYSKNGFNNNTKHNWHTMGVYGKDGLDSEGYAANGFNRQGFNRKHMNQSTKTAYDLNGFDYKGIHRETKKAYDERGFNTKSYNVFTNSLYDKDGFNHEGIHKVTKKTYNEKGWDLYGINEKTKTEYDENGWDINGINKRSFNKDGWNIETKSKYDYAGFDFEGIHKDTKKTYDERGFDVNLHNVFTNSPYDKNGFNYEGIHKVTGREYDENGWNYYGLHEKTKTYYNPQGYNVDGLDKDGYAKGKRPSGLEDEWMDKNGFNKKGIYIKGY; from the coding sequence ATGGCTGGTATAGGCTTTGAATTAAAAAAATTATTTTCAGAGGAAGAAGAGCTTCCTTTTGCAAATCTAAGAGCAATTATATTTTCAATTATTGTAAGTGTTGGCCCATGGCTTATCACTGCAACATCTTTAAATATAATAATCTGGATTTCTAACCAAATAGAATTAGCTAGACCTAAACAGCTAATTTTTATGAGTAGCATTTTTTATTGTTTTATATTTTCACAAATATTAACTTGTATATTTCAATATATAATAACAAGGTATGTATCTGATTGTGTTTTTAAAAAAAAGATTTCTAAAATTAGAGGTGCATATTTTGGAAGTATAAAATTGGTAGCTATTCTTGCATTTTTTATTAGTTTTTTATTTATTAAGAATGGAGATTTATCAATTCCATATAAAGCAAGTTTTGTATTTCTTTTTGTATTTATGAGTTTATCATGGATTTCTATGATTTTTATCTCACTTTTAAAGAAATATCACTTCTTAATTTTTAGCTTCTTTTTTGGAAACTTTATCTCAATGGTACTAGGTTTTTATTTTTTGAAATACCCAGTAACATTTTTTGAAGAAGAGCCTATTTTTTGGATGTTATTATCCTATGGAATAGGAATTTTTATTAATTTTATACTTACTTCAAGTTACATCTTAAGAGCCTTTAAAGGAAAAAGTGAAAATAATTTTGAATTTCTAACATATCTAAAAGGATATTTCAGCTTGGTTTTAATAGGATTCTTTTATTCTGTTGGAGTCTGGGGACATGTCTTTATGAACTGGATTGTCGGAGATTCTTATAGAATAGCTGGAGTTTTCCAAGTTTCTCCTTTATATGAAGTTGCTATTTTCTATTGTTACTGTATTTCTATACCAAGTATAGTCTATTTTGCTATTTTCTTAGAAACAAAATTTTTACCTGTATATAAGGAATATTATAAAAAGATTTGTAAAACAGGGACATATTCTGAAATTGAAAATTCTCTCAGCAAAATGAAACAAACATTATATCAAGAGATTCTATATGGAATGGAGTTACAATTTTTAATTTCACTTACTTGTGTCTTATTGGCAAATGCAGTTTTCACATATTTTGATATGGATATTTATTTGCTGGATTTATTTAGGGTAAGCGTTTTTTCAACTTATTGTGCAACCTTTGTGTCTATATTAATTACTCTTTACTTGTATTTTGATTTAAGAATACATGGAATATGTATAGCATTCTTTTTATTGTTTTCTAATTTTTTCTTTACATATATTTTTGGAAAACTTGGAAAACAATACACAGGAGTAGGATTTTTTATAGCTTCTTTCTTAACTTTTGGGATTGCAATCTTTGTTTTTCCAAAAGTATTTAGAAATTTGAATTATAGTACAATGTTTTGGCAAAATTTTGAATATAAAGTAGGAGGAAATTTTGTGAAAAATATAATAAAGTTATTTAATAAAAAAGTTTATTTAGGAATAATTTTATTATTTTTACTATTATTTGGAGGATGTGCTTCATATTATTCTAAAAATGGTTTTAATAATAACACAAAACATAATTGGCATACTATGGGAGTATATGGAAAAGATGGACTTGATTCAGAAGGATATGCAGCAAATGGATTTAACCGACAAGGCTTTAATAGAAAGCATATGAATCAATCCACGAAAACAGCTTATGACCTTAATGGTTTTGATTATAAGGGAATACATAGAGAGACTAAGAAAGCCTATGATGAAAGAGGTTTTAATACAAAATCATACAATGTATTTACAAATAGTCTCTATGATAAAGATGGATTTAATCATGAAGGAATACATAAAGTTACAAAAAAAACTTATAATGAAAAGGGGTGGGATCTTTATGGAATAAACGAAAAAACTAAGACTGAATATGATGAAAATGGTTGGGATATAAATGGAATTAATAAAAGGAGTTTTAATAAAGATGGTTGGAATATAGAAACAAAAAGTAAATATGATTATGCTGGTTTTGACTTTGAAGGGATCCATAAAGATACAAAAAAAACTTATGATGAAAGAGGTTTTGATGTAAATTTACACAATGTATTTACAAATAGTCCTTATGATAAAAATGGATTTAATTATGAAGGAATACATAAAGTAACAGGTAGAGAATATGATGAAAATGGTTGGAACTATTATGGTTTACATGAAAAAACTAAAACTTATTATAATCCACAAGGATATAATGTTGATGGATTGGATAAAGATGGATATGCAAAAGGAAAAAGACCATCTGGATTAGAGGATGAATGGATGGATAAAAATGGATTTAATAAAAAAGGAATTTATATAAAGGGGTATTAA
- a CDS encoding B12-binding domain-containing radical SAM protein, producing the protein MYDLYDFPLYRPPSEAYSLIIQITLGCSHNRCTFCSMYKDKKFVIKPIEDIKSDIDAFRTLYKNRAVEKIFLADGDALVVPTDILIQVLDYIKEVFPECKRVSIYGTAIAIHQKSVEDLKKLYEKGLTLVYLGVESGDDEALKFIKKGIKAEKIVELSKKIMSTGIDLSITLIAGLLGKYQDNKMHAINTAKIITDISPKYASILNLRLYEGTELYNLMQNGKYDYMEGIEVLKEMKLILSSIDTSKIARPIIFRANHASNYLNLKGNLPEDIPRMIKEINYAIENEAINVNNYRFL; encoded by the coding sequence ATGTATGATTTATATGATTTTCCTTTATATAGACCACCTAGTGAGGCATATAGTTTAATTATTCAAATTACACTTGGTTGTTCTCATAATAGATGTACTTTTTGTAGTATGTATAAGGATAAAAAATTTGTTATAAAACCAATAGAGGATATAAAATCTGATATAGATGCTTTTAGAACACTATACAAAAATAGAGCTGTTGAAAAAATATTTTTAGCAGATGGGGACGCACTTGTTGTGCCAACTGATATATTGATACAAGTTTTAGACTATATAAAAGAAGTTTTTCCTGAATGTAAAAGAGTTTCTATCTATGGAACAGCTATTGCTATACATCAAAAATCTGTTGAAGATTTGAAGAAACTTTATGAAAAAGGCTTAACTCTTGTCTATTTAGGCGTGGAAAGTGGAGATGATGAGGCTTTAAAGTTTATAAAGAAAGGTATTAAAGCAGAAAAAATTGTTGAACTTTCAAAAAAAATTATGAGCACAGGTATTGATTTATCAATAACTTTAATTGCAGGGCTTTTAGGGAAGTATCAAGATAATAAAATGCATGCAATAAATACAGCTAAAATTATAACTGATATATCTCCCAAATATGCAAGTATTTTAAATTTAAGACTCTATGAAGGAACAGAACTTTATAATTTAATGCAAAATGGAAAGTATGACTATATGGAAGGTATTGAAGTTTTAAAAGAGATGAAATTAATACTTTCAAGTATAGATACTTCAAAGATAGCAAGACCTATAATATTTAGAGCAAACCATGCTTCTAATTATTTGAATTTAAAGGGAAATCTTCCAGAAGATATACCTAGAATGATAAAAGAAATTAATTATGCTATTGAAAACGAAGCTATTAATGTAAATAATTATAGATTTTTATAA
- a CDS encoding endo alpha-1,4 polygalactosaminidase, protein MKKYLILCCYFILSSFIFSQEIYRDRMRNFIRELRENTSRDKIFITQNGNALYFQDGKIDEDFFSVTDGTTQESLFYGDELKFNTLTSPKLKKELLDMLIPIRQAGKVVLTINYGKGEKTKKNLESESKKFDFVAELLPGFEAKEIYQPIEEFNQNNIHSLKDAKNFLCLLNPEKFKTLEQYKSSLENVDFDILLIEPSINGEFFSREQIESLKKKSSGARRLVIAYFSIGEAENYRYYWKKSWNKKHPDWIAEENSNWGGNYRVKYWSPEWKSIIKDYQKKLDEIGVDGYLLDTVDTYYYFEDKDEEKQKAKTKKK, encoded by the coding sequence ATGAAAAAATATCTTATACTATGTTGTTATTTTATTCTATCTAGCTTTATTTTTTCTCAAGAAATTTATAGAGATAGAATGAGAAATTTTATACGAGAATTAAGAGAAAATACAAGTAGAGATAAAATTTTTATAACACAAAATGGAAATGCTTTATATTTTCAAGATGGAAAAATTGATGAAGACTTTTTTTCAGTGACAGATGGAACTACACAGGAATCTCTTTTTTATGGAGATGAGTTAAAGTTTAATACACTTACATCACCAAAATTAAAAAAAGAATTATTGGATATGTTAATTCCAATAAGACAAGCAGGAAAAGTAGTTTTAACTATTAATTATGGGAAGGGAGAAAAAACAAAAAAGAATTTGGAAAGTGAAAGTAAAAAATTTGATTTTGTTGCAGAGTTACTTCCTGGATTTGAAGCAAAGGAAATTTACCAGCCAATAGAGGAATTTAATCAAAATAATATTCATTCTTTAAAAGATGCTAAAAATTTTTTATGTCTATTAAATCCAGAGAAATTTAAGACTTTAGAGCAATATAAAAGTTCTTTAGAAAATGTAGATTTTGATATTTTATTGATTGAACCCTCAATAAATGGAGAATTTTTTTCAAGAGAACAAATTGAAAGTTTAAAGAAAAAAAGTTCAGGAGCAAGGAGATTAGTTATTGCATATTTTAGTATAGGAGAAGCCGAAAATTATCGTTATTATTGGAAAAAAAGCTGGAACAAAAAACATCCTGATTGGATTGCAGAAGAAAATAGTAATTGGGGTGGAAATTATAGAGTTAAATACTGGTCTCCTGAATGGAAAAGTATTATAAAAGACTATCAAAAAAAATTAGATGAAATAGGTGTAGATGGATATTTATTAGATACTGTTGATACTTATTACTATTTTGAAGATAAAGATGAAGAAAAACAAAAAGCAAAAACTAAAAAAAAATAA
- a CDS encoding Cof-type HAD-IIB family hydrolase, producing the protein MKYKLVVCDMDGTLLTSSHKISEYTANIIKQIENNGVKFIIATGRPYLDAKFYRDSLKLKSFLITSNGARAHDEENKPIVVENIPKELVKKLLSYNVGKDIHRNIYLDDNWIIEYEIEGLIEFHRESGYSFSIDDLNKYKNEEAAKVFFLGKDKEIENLEKNMEKEFQNELSITVSSSFCLEFMKKGVNKAETLKKVLKILNIEPEEVIAFGDSMNDYEMLSLVGKPFVMGNANQRLIDALPNVEIVGNNNEDGIGKKLIEIFNIF; encoded by the coding sequence ATGAAATATAAATTAGTAGTTTGTGATATGGATGGAACTTTACTTACATCTAGTCACAAAATTTCTGAATATACAGCAAATATTATAAAACAAATTGAAAATAATGGTGTTAAATTTATAATTGCAACGGGCAGACCTTACCTTGATGCAAAATTTTATAGAGATAGTTTAAAATTAAAATCTTTTCTTATAACTTCAAATGGAGCAAGAGCTCATGATGAGGAGAATAAACCTATTGTTGTAGAAAATATTCCAAAAGAATTAGTTAAGAAATTATTATCTTATAATGTGGGAAAAGATATACATAGAAATATTTATCTTGATGATAATTGGATAATTGAGTATGAAATAGAGGGGCTTATAGAATTTCATCGTGAATCAGGTTATAGTTTTAGTATAGATGATTTAAATAAATATAAAAATGAAGAAGCAGCAAAAGTATTTTTCTTAGGAAAAGATAAAGAGATAGAAAATTTAGAAAAAAATATGGAAAAAGAATTTCAAAATGAATTAAGTATAACTGTTTCCTCATCTTTTTGTTTAGAGTTTATGAAAAAGGGTGTTAATAAGGCTGAAACATTAAAAAAAGTTTTAAAAATTTTAAATATAGAACCAGAAGAAGTTATAGCATTTGGAGATAGTATGAATGACTATGAAATGCTTAGTTTAGTTGGAAAACCATTTGTTATGGGAAATGCTAATCAAAGACTTATAGATGCACTACCTAATGTTGAAATTGTTGGAAATAATAATGAAGATGGAATAGGAAAAAAATTAATTGAAATTTTTAATATTTTTTAA
- a CDS encoding class I SAM-dependent methyltransferase, whose amino-acid sequence MKIKLDGVAETLLITLNARAKDYENPKSVLHDKKSFEIASQLDYDFKKFDTAWASYYGVLARAYIMDEEVKKFIEKYPDCVIVSIGCGLDTRFERVDNGKITWYNLDLPEVIENRKLLFKENDRVKNISKSVFESDWTKEVVTDGKELLIISEGVLMFFNENEVKKVLEILVNNFDKFELHLDLLYKGTIKMSAKHDTLKKMNDVKFKWGVKDGSEVVKLEPKLKQIGLINFTKKMSKILPLSKKIFIPIFWLMNNRLGMYTYNK is encoded by the coding sequence ATGAAAATTAAATTAGATGGAGTAGCAGAAACATTACTTATAACCTTAAATGCAAGGGCTAAGGATTATGAAAACCCTAAATCTGTATTACATGATAAAAAATCTTTTGAAATTGCTTCACAGTTAGATTATGATTTTAAAAAATTTGATACTGCTTGGGCTAGTTATTATGGAGTATTAGCAAGAGCATATATAATGGATGAAGAAGTTAAAAAATTTATAGAAAAATATCCAGATTGTGTAATAGTCTCAATAGGTTGTGGGCTTGATACTAGATTTGAAAGAGTAGATAATGGAAAAATAACTTGGTATAATCTTGATTTACCAGAAGTTATAGAAAATAGAAAATTACTTTTTAAAGAAAATGATAGAGTAAAAAATATTTCAAAATCAGTTTTTGAATCTGATTGGACTAAGGAAGTTGTAACTGATGGAAAAGAATTACTAATAATTTCTGAGGGAGTTTTGATGTTTTTTAATGAAAATGAAGTAAAAAAAGTTTTAGAAATATTAGTTAATAATTTTGATAAATTTGAATTACACTTAGATTTACTTTATAAAGGAACTATAAAAATGAGTGCCAAACATGACACTTTAAAGAAAATGAATGATGTCAAATTTAAGTGGGGAGTAAAGGATGGTAGTGAAGTTGTAAAGTTAGAACCTAAATTAAAACAAATAGGGCTTATTAATTTCACAAAAAAAATGTCTAAAATTTTACCATTATCAAAAAAGATATTTATTCCAATTTTTTGGCTTATGAATAATCGTTTAGGAATGTATACATATAACAAGTAA
- a CDS encoding pyridoxamine 5'-phosphate oxidase family protein: MTDFSNFLKENLNGIFTTVENGKPRSRAFQFLFSDGKKVYFCTENNKAVYRQIKENSNVSFCSHKADFSYVLSISGKATFVNDINLKARALDEYPALKEMFKTPNNPILELFYVDVEEVDTFDFANGSKKEKI; this comes from the coding sequence ATGACTGATTTTAGTAATTTTTTAAAGGAGAACTTAAATGGTATTTTTACAACAGTAGAAAATGGAAAACCAAGGAGTAGAGCATTTCAATTTTTATTTTCAGATGGAAAAAAAGTTTATTTTTGCACAGAAAATAATAAAGCAGTTTACAGACAAATTAAGGAAAATTCTAATGTTTCTTTTTGTAGTCATAAAGCAGATTTCTCTTATGTATTATCTATAAGTGGGAAAGCAACTTTTGTAAATGACATTAATTTAAAGGCAAGAGCATTAGATGAATATCCTGCATTAAAAGAAATGTTTAAAACTCCAAACAATCCTATACTTGAATTATTTTATGTAGATGTTGAAGAAGTTGATACTTTTGATTTTGCAAATGGCTCAAAAAAAGAAAAAATATAG
- a CDS encoding outer membrane beta-barrel protein, with product MKKIIKTLFYLFCISTLSFAEEDVENTRDRGIDKMNFYIPVSKQNKYSNFAEFDLRKDKNIYKWTMADGYQTLGNNWDIQYKIEREYHVEKKTKAKSHIWDNEIYFLKYHNPINFGGKTFQHKTVLGVKHYEGEYSGNRDNQYYKLYVGQKFSRFFNIGKGGTYLEFETDINKVFGRKKDGYSLLASLKGTSNIGYGVQFSNVLEYEYLNYNQYKNAHKTKWETVLRWTYEINENIAFSPEVTFKVEKYNNSKENYLIESSAGPYVLFTKNINDDLRIYGKVGVPVFRKDESKAEGYRYSKSQASAYGKIGFEYIF from the coding sequence ATGAAAAAAATAATAAAAACTTTATTTTATTTATTTTGTATTTCAACATTATCTTTTGCAGAAGAAGATGTAGAAAACACAAGAGATAGAGGAATTGATAAAATGAATTTTTATATTCCAGTAAGTAAACAAAATAAATATTCTAATTTTGCAGAATTTGATTTAAGAAAAGATAAAAATATTTATAAATGGACTATGGCAGATGGCTATCAAACCTTAGGTAATAACTGGGATATTCAGTATAAAATTGAAAGAGAATATCATGTAGAAAAAAAGACAAAAGCAAAATCACATATTTGGGATAATGAAATTTACTTTTTAAAATATCATAATCCTATAAATTTTGGTGGGAAAACATTTCAACATAAAACTGTTTTAGGAGTAAAACACTATGAAGGAGAATATTCTGGAAATCGTGATAATCAATATTATAAACTATATGTTGGACAAAAATTTTCCAGATTCTTTAATATAGGAAAAGGAGGAACTTATTTAGAGTTTGAAACTGATATTAATAAAGTTTTTGGAAGAAAAAAGGATGGTTATTCATTGCTTGCTTCTCTAAAAGGTACTAGTAATATTGGTTATGGAGTTCAGTTTTCTAATGTATTAGAATATGAATATTTAAATTACAATCAATATAAGAATGCACATAAAACTAAATGGGAAACTGTTCTTCGTTGGACATATGAAATAAATGAAAATATTGCTTTTTCACCAGAAGTAACATTTAAAGTTGAAAAATATAATAATTCAAAGGAAAACTATTTAATTGAGTCTTCAGCAGGACCTTATGTTTTATTTACTAAGAATATTAATGATGATCTTAGAATATATGGAAAAGTTGGTGTTCCTGTTTTTCGTAAAGATGAAAGTAAAGCTGAAGGATATAGATATTCAAAATCACAAGCATCAGCATATGGTAAAATTGGATTTGAATATATTTTTTAG
- the pelF gene encoding GT4 family glycosyltransferase PelF, which produces MATICFVCEGAYPYVVGGVSAWVHELITSNPQHDFKILCIIPDEKFAKLKYQIPKNVVEIKNIFMDSSLDFSYSSFIKAGLQENEEKKDSIKELIHFQIDGNTDEKVNIIEKLFSKKMGSPLEIILSQEYWDVLLKQYEKYHEKGNFSIYYWTYRNIILNLLKIGQEDIPKADIYHCVTTGYAGFIGCLVAHRKMGKFLLTEHGIYPREREEEILGANWIDADFKNIWIDYFYYLSKLAYQYSDKIISLFEYTRGIQIYYGADEKKTKVIPNGVDEKKYGDIIKKKREGFHIGSVLRVVPIKDIKMMIKGFKIAEKNMPDATLWLIGPTDEDKEYYEECLELVKNLKLEEKVIFTGRANVLEYYSFLDLLILTSISEGQPLSILEGLASGIPFIATDVGNCREILLEKKDIGEAGLIIPPTSYTDLAEAFLKLYKNTEKLNEFSENGKKIVKKYYTKESFIGQYRELYEELGD; this is translated from the coding sequence ATGGCTACAATATGTTTTGTGTGTGAGGGGGCATATCCCTATGTTGTAGGGGGTGTATCAGCATGGGTACATGAGTTAATAACTTCAAATCCACAACATGACTTTAAAATATTATGTATTATACCAGATGAAAAGTTTGCGAAATTAAAATATCAAATTCCTAAAAATGTTGTAGAGATAAAAAATATTTTTATGGATTCTTCTTTGGATTTCTCATATTCTTCATTTATTAAAGCTGGTCTTCAAGAAAATGAAGAAAAAAAAGATAGTATAAAAGAACTGATACATTTTCAAATAGATGGAAATACCGATGAGAAAGTAAATATAATAGAAAAATTGTTTTCTAAAAAAATGGGAAGTCCCCTTGAAATTATTTTAAGTCAGGAATATTGGGATGTATTATTAAAACAATATGAAAAATACCATGAAAAAGGAAATTTTAGCATATACTATTGGACATATAGAAATATTATTTTAAATTTATTAAAAATTGGGCAAGAAGATATCCCAAAAGCTGATATTTATCATTGTGTAACAACAGGATATGCTGGCTTTATAGGCTGTTTAGTTGCACATAGAAAAATGGGAAAGTTTTTATTGACTGAACACGGAATTTATCCAAGAGAAAGAGAAGAAGAAATTTTAGGAGCAAATTGGATAGATGCAGATTTTAAAAATATTTGGATAGATTATTTCTATTATTTATCTAAATTAGCTTATCAATATAGTGACAAGATTATTTCACTCTTTGAATATACCAGAGGTATTCAGATATACTATGGGGCTGATGAAAAAAAGACTAAAGTAATACCAAATGGTGTAGATGAAAAAAAATATGGAGATATTATAAAGAAGAAAAGAGAAGGTTTTCATATTGGTTCTGTGTTAAGAGTTGTACCAATTAAAGATATAAAAATGATGATTAAAGGATTTAAAATAGCAGAAAAAAATATGCCTGATGCAACTCTTTGGTTAATTGGTCCAACAGATGAAGATAAAGAATATTATGAAGAATGTTTAGAGTTAGTAAAAAACTTGAAACTAGAAGAAAAAGTAATTTTTACTGGAAGAGCTAATGTTTTAGAATACTATTCCTTTTTAGATTTATTAATTTTAACATCTATTTCAGAAGGGCAGCCATTAAGCATTTTAGAAGGTCTTGCTTCTGGAATCCCTTTTATTGCAACAGATGTTGGAAATTGTCGTGAAATACTTTTAGAAAAAAAAGATATTGGGGAAGCAGGATTAATAATTCCACCAACATCTTATACTGATTTAGCAGAAGCATTTTTAAAGTTATATAAAAATACAGAAAAATTAAATGAATTTTCTGAAAATGGAAAAAAAATAGTTAAAAAATATTATACAAAAGAGTCTTTTATAGGACAATATCGTGAATTGTATGAAGAATTAGGAGATTAA